A single Ziziphus jujuba cultivar Dongzao chromosome 11, ASM3175591v1 DNA region contains:
- the LOC107411408 gene encoding chromatin structure-remodeling complex protein SYD isoform X5 → MASSHNVELEAAKFLHKLIQDSKDEPAKLAAKLYVILQHMKSSGKEHSMPYQVISRAMETVINQHGLDIEALKSSRLPMAGGTQTGDSATAQFGGSSQAAGVSKDSKAGMAENEIAKVDPFGSSRPPVGPSSGGHDYYQGAGPHRSSQSFDHESPSSLDSRSANSQSQERRDTANWEKQVNQKDTKKTTSKRKRVDTSVPMEPHNENAQQLDTRSTVGNSRKGKMNKIEPSSTFNILPNSGQVENFSSLSGSMRQVIRSKQEAQHLIDKQLDSPNISNPISRAPSSKFPEDLEVSSMQSPSTQQQSQVPRFPSNPVPGTMTAEIPMQQSTVPSVGLNPFAKVHGGVPVASNPFPVAESGFSSPMQFGGAMPGKVMENDGGSSNMLADASKLSQGARESSISEMNMLRSATSRDPGKSPVASGMPFKEQQLKQLRAQCLVFLAFRNGLMPKKLHLEIALGNIFPKEGTNTDGPRKELIDHKGKAQSSNDPNIVPEVMMPPVRLNNTREADKIPSGASSTGRFQETESLSIEAGSSKMEDKGGPPSDHSVLAEERKLLLSRKPDAEIQTQETTSSLAMASQKNDFSGGRGGITVTMPGENMENGHLLVGKANQASYIAMNRQMTPEMIGWTGVGNPNDVSRGPLPTSSVQREMVPARKDNAPIRDRWRPVSGIENDHHAVPPMKDVNMMQKHVLQDDSKVSAIQNGCFSDGRKVVHFSETLKNGTSFTAEQVEEDDSLSTDVPPSPKYTMLEKWTMDQQKKKHLEEQNWILKQQKAKQRIAVSFHKSKENVSSSEDISAKTKSVIELKKLQLLELQRRLRSDFLNDFFRPITTEMDRLKSFKKHRHGRRIKQLEKFEQKMKEERQKRIRERQKEFFSEIEVHKERLDDVFKFKRERWKGFNKYVKEFHKRKERIHREKIDRIQREKINLLKINDVEGYLRMVQDAKSDRVKQLLKETEKYLQKLGSKLQEAKSMASRFEHDMDETGAPSVVEKSETAFENEDESDQAKHYLESNEKYYLMAHSIKESIADQPSCLQGGKLREYQMNGLRWLVSLYNNHLNGILADEMGLGKTVQVIALICYLMETKNDRGPFLVVVPSSVLPGWETEISIWAPSIHKIVYFGPPEERRKLFKEKIVHQKFNVLLTTYEYLMNKHDRPKLSKIHWRYIIIDEGHRIKNASCKLNADLKHYRSSHRLLLTGTPLQNNLEELWALLNFLLPNIFNSSEDFSQWFNKPFQSNGDNSADEALLSEEENLLIINRLHQVLRPFVLRRLKHKVENQLPEKIERLIRCEASAYQKLLMKRVEENLGSIGSSRSRSVHNSVMELRNICNHPYLSQLHAEEVNSLIPKHYLPTVIRLCGKLEMLDRILPKLKATDHRVLFFSTMTRLLDLMEEYLNFKQYQYLRLDGQTSGNVRGALIDQFNNPNSPVFIFLLSIRAGGVGVNLQAADTVIIFDTDWNPQVDLQAQARAHRIGQKRDVLVLRFETVQTVEEQVRASAEHKLGVANQSITAGFFDNNTSAEDRREYLEALLRECKKEEAAPVLDDDALNDLLARSEPEIDIFESVDKQRQEAEMATWRKLVIERGLDSSEPLPPLPSRLVTEEDLKEFYEVMKIYEVPKPGPGMVSNVGVKRKGEYLGGLDTQQYGRGKRAREVRSYEEQWTEEEFEKMCQVDSPESPSKPKEEVKDTNLPTDASRSIVTVKTEIPAPLSSEQSHSTHQPVTSIPPPPPAPTVQPAPIIQPTPTIQPPHLQQGKEVTPPAKRGRGRPKRATTDQSPTAVVLTAPSGTDKVDLALQRGTTSSSDTTSCPNPLAVNVKGVIGTVHQTGIGVTPSSQPTTPPSATSGAQVAAVPSVPVQGRGQGRKIQSSGEAPRRRGKKQGPVSPAVTSGLTGSDLKQNEIQQNKSMNPSVNQATVITATVSSTPLVQCPDSLPGSAASQGTDVIDPHHGEGTGLSSPQTPTLQGVNPVSQSSSPCPSVPMQMKGQGRKTQSGAGGTRRRGKKQALVSPPVPDVSPGQDLKPNVNSQNKSGDLSESQAVKSKQDVAKEPTNAIQEQVCHAPDSLAGPDQDVKSTKQPVGLALAKQSEVSSTTHDSDQISMGPTSGESQNAAVLNVASLTKDASNENCSSKLEANKLSGNEAVVAPAVALSSTTSPEVTKDSCLVDRTVTATSTVMSAALVVPSTDSFATSTTMEGITKTKHLVAAEIAINPQSTPPYPSVPAASQSTGALPTESIQVKRQGRKAPPRGETPRRRGKKQALTMSAVPDGSAAHASKLSSQSQNRSDDAIGSKSAILRGKHGTDTQENNVIQAQISEVNLPSGLAGQDPKRKEQSGHTPPVKQLINPPTTIDSALGSSDKNSALGRIQTANVNDVARVMKEVFSGTCLSKNKSGETAGKEGRAVHNLPVVSKTVMEVAKNQTLEDKAHSSMPTLTTASVLDLPVNYEKRSGMEADGTRVLMTDLSKSEIKTTAVSVVKMADSEKHSNEDAISLPNTGALCTASLSAGERDDGLSERESPDAGPPGFTTRASGNDVSSSLVPPSVVEPVAMSNTSGNKTEMLTKESPNSSHLDARGFECQTISTKTDKSNDYPETTPPIPVTPENLGIVVTSAMIVSGSENKIEPSVKELQLTSPVISEKADDDDGEHPKSPISQILDHSSVVELQLTSPQDEGNPEAPVISEKADDDDDGEHPKSPISQSLDHSSVVEPPMTEIQSGNDREPALNEVKNCSLDIGIDENAPTISLTRDRSTGVKFEKRSSESVILCSTEAEFQKSSLEIGSLGNPSSIPVTGDQPPSIHFEEDASEKDVLPSNDAEAESSIPVTGDQPPSIHFEEDASEKDVLPSNDAEAETAAECSGQASVAGLKFSPKVENSGAAHGPSDIALGDSSETLQDTSETGNLEAKCDASEDKEETMPDPLKSVIAESSGAKVIPEAHVGTLLQEIETTDHSDEACNMELDPSKGDQMDGSQNVLMEHEKISNEITLPSLLVTEEDKLNNSERSPVGNSVAVGEQKGPDDAESGDQLDVSCEGGFMPENISEVPPSSSSVKEEQMIESSFEKFPVSCLVALKEPKDSEAGMDIQLDSAGGSETLPDQVILLPSCLESGEEIGCSSEKGPALEEPEKPKDSEAEIDVQLDSSNNNEVLLEKVVSGSIMEDKIEGSYQQDPAGSSVPEESKDSEAEGAVQPLDSSEGSKDVQTDSYLAGKMSQEIFLLENAHPPSSSVTDAEKIESSLEKCSLSLSVELERLEGFEAKVENRVDAGHDVVGSPESKKSETMNLLSSSLASEGEKIEGSVDKALCSSPVAFKESEDSVVEIVNDMGASQIGGILPESNLENINLPSSPLATLDGKTAGSPEKHLIGSSEEQVERKGSENDVDDQIDVSHAGEILPVNSPTAEKEMKIEDSSEEGHVDCSMAVEEPQIPVAEVRDLIDASHVGGLGLENLLEKSDGLSEKSQEEGSSLSLNESNKNDDKISHQMDTNDIPQDAGLMPEDIVSEKVDVVTSSLETQEEKAEGSSGNNRMSSLEAVVESKGSEVDGQLGASQVSTVLPDNDRSENMALPAPSMVTEEQKLEGLFEDGIVSLVVLEESKGSPAEMGDKVDVSQDCRMVAEIESENLDEPPPSTSEGDNVLGSSEVELVVISSENLDQPPPSLTTEGDNAAGSSKMELIGSPSVPEESELKDEAATAHVSESQPEGENKDLPPSTSAQDSENVKGSPDRDPLTGHVSLPQNENKDLPSSSSAQEGENIEGLSAGAELGSSVDMEGAVGSEE, encoded by the exons ATGGCGTCTTCGCATAATGTCGAGTTGGAGGCAGCAAAGTTTCTGCACAAACTCATTCAAGATTCTAAAGATGAGCCCGCAAAATTGGCTGCGAAACTTTACGTG ATATTACAACACATGAAGTCAAGTGGGAAGGAGCATTCTATGCCTTATCAAGTAATATCAAG GGCAATGGAGACTGTTATCAATCAACATGGTCTTGATATTGAAGCCCTGAAGTCATCGCGCCTTCCTATGGCTGGAGGAACTCAAACAGGCGATTCCGCAACCGCACAATTTGGAG GGTCTTCTCAAGCTGCTGGGGTTTCAAAAGATTCCAAAGCGGGCATGGCTGAAAATGAGATTGCGAAAGTTGATCCATTTGGATCAAGTAGGCCGCCTGTTGGTCCAAGTAGTGGAGGACACGACTATTATCAAGGAGCTGGACCCCATAGGAGTAGTCAGTCTTTTGATCATGAAAGTCCATCTAGTTTGGACTCTAGGTCCGCTAACTCGCAATCACAAGAAAGGCGTGATACGGCAAATTGGGAAAAACAGGTGAATCAAAAAGACACCAAAAAGACAACTAGTAAGCGAAAGAGGGTAGATACTTCAGTTCCCATGGAACCACACAATGAAAATGCTCAGCAACTTGATACCCGCAGCACTGTAGGTAATTCAAGGAAGGGAAAGATGAACAAAATTGAACCGTCTTCTACTTTTAATATTCTTCCAAATAGTGGCCAAGTGGAAAACTTCTCGTCCTTGTCTGGTAGCATGAGACAGGTGATTAGATCCAAACAAGAGGCTCAACATTTGATAGATAAACAGTTGGATTCACCGAACATTAGCAATCCAATCTCTCGGGCTCCAAGTTCAAAGTTCCCCGAAGATTTGGAAGTTTCCTCTATGCAAAGTCCTTCGACACAGCAACAG TCCCAGGTTCCCAGATTTCCATCTAATCCAGTTCCTGGCACCATGACAGCAGAAATTCCAATGCAGCAGTCAACAGTTCCATCTGTTGGATTAA ATCCGTTTGCGAAGGTTCATGGAGGGGTTCCTGTGGCTTCTAATCCATTTCCAGTTGCAGAGTCTGGATTCTCAAGTCCAATGCAATTTGGTGGTGCAATGCCTGGAAAGGTTATGGAAAACGATGGAGGAAGTTCAAATATGTTAGCAGATGCAAGTAAACTTTCTCAG GGTGCCAGGGAAAGCAGCATATCTGAGATGAATATGCTTAGAAGTGCAACATCTAGAGATCCTGGAAAATCTCCTGTAGCATCTGGTATGCCTTTTAAGGAACAGCAGTTGAAACAGCTGAGGGCCCAGTGTCTTGTATTTTTAGCCTTCAG AAATGGgttgatgccaaagaagttGCATCTCGAAATTGCTCTTGGAAACATATTTCCTAAAGAAG GTACTAATACTGATGGACCTCGCAAAGAGTTGATCGACCATAAAGGGAAAGCACAATCTTCTAATGATCCAAATATTGTTCCTGAGGTCATGATGCCACCTGTAAGACTGAACAACACCAGGGAAGCTGATAAAATACCTTCAGGTGCCTCATCCACTGGAAGATTCCAAGAAACTGAATCCTTATCTATAGAAGCTGGGAGCTCAAAAATGGAGGACAAAGGTGGCCCACCTTCAGACCATTCTGTACTTGCAGAAGAAAGAAAACTTCTACTTTCAAGAAAGCCTGATGCTGAAATACAAACACAGGAAACAACATCTTCCCTAGCAATGGCATCGCAAAAGAATGATTTTTCTGGTGGAAGGGGTGGTATAACTGTTACCATGCCTGGGGAAAATATGGAAAATGGCCACCTGCTAGTTGGAAAGGCTAACCAAGCCTCGTATATAGCCATGAATAGGCAGATGACTCCTGAGATGATTGGTTGGACTGGAGTTGGTAATCCTAATGATGTTTCTAGAGGACCACTACCAACCTCCAGTGTTCAGCGTGAGATGGTGCCTGCAAGAAAGGATAATGCACCTA tAAGAGATCGTTGGAGACCAGTTTCTGGAATTGAAAATGATCACCATGCAGTACCTCCTATGAAGGATGTTAATATGATGCAAAAGCATGTATTGCAGG ATGATTCTAAAGTTTCTGCTATTCAAAATGGATGCTTTTCAGATGGACGGAAAGTAGTTCATTTTTCTGAAACACTGAAAAATGGCACTAGTTTTACTGCAGAGCAAGTTGAGGAAGATGACTCATTATCGACTGATGTGCCACCTTCTCCTAAGTACACCATGTTAGAGAAATGGACCATGGATCAGCAGAAAAAGAAACATTTAGAAGAGCAAAATTGGATTCTAAAACAGCAGAAAGCAAAGCAAAGAATTGCAGTGTCTTTCCACAAGTCAAAG GAGAATGTGAGCTCGTCTGAAGATATATctgcaaaaacaaaaagtgtCATAGAGCTTAAGAAACTACAACTATTGGAGCTTCAACGTCGTCTTCGGAG TGATTTCCTGAATGACTTTTTTAGACCAATCACGACTGAAATGGATCGCTTGAAATCATTTAAGAAACACAGACATGGCAGGAGAATAAAACAATTAGAAAAGTTTGAACAGAAAATGAAGGAAGAGCGACAAAAGAGAATACGAGAAAGGCAGAAGGAGTTCTTTAGTGAGATAGAAGTTCACAA GGAAAGACTTGATGATGTGTTCAAGTTTAAGAGAGAACGGTGGAAGGGtttcaataaatatgtaaagGAATTCCACAAGAGGAAGGAACGCATCCATCGTGAGAAGATTGATCGGATCCAACGTGAGAAGATTAATTTGTTAAAGATCAATGATGTGGAAGGATATCTTCGAATGGTGCAG GATGCCAAGTCTGATCGTGTTAAGCAACTTCTtaaagaaacagagaaataCCTTCAAAAGCTTGGATCCAAGCTACAGGAGGCAAAGTCTATGGCAAGTCGATTTGAACATGATATGGATGAGACAGGAGCTCCAAGTGTTGTTGAGAAGAGTGAGACTGCATTTGAAAATGAAGATGAAAGTGATCAAGCAAAG CATTATTTGGAAAGCAATGAAAAGTACTATTTGATGGCTCATAG TATAAAAGAGAGCATTGCAGATCAGCCATCTTGTCTTCAGGGTGGAAAATTAAGAGA GTATCAAATGAATGGTCTAAGGTGGTTGGTTTCGCTATACAATAATCATTTGAATGGTATCCTGGCTGATGAGATGGGCCTTGGTAAAACTGTTCAG GTTATTGCTTTAATTTGTTACCTGATGGAGACCAAAAACGATAGAGGACCCTTTTTAGTGGTTGTGCCATCTTCAGTTTTACCTGGATGGGAAACAGAAATAAGCATATGGGCACCTAGTATACATAAGATTGTCTATTTCGGGCCTCCGGAGGAGAGGCGTAAGTTATTCAA GGAAAAAATTGTTCACCAGAAATTCAATGTCCTCCTGACAACATATGAGTATCTGATGAACAAGCATGACAGACCAAAACTAAGTAAAATACACTGGCGTTATATAATAATTGATGAAGGACACCGTATAAAAAATGCTTCGTGCAAGTTAAATGCTGACCTGAAGCATTATCGGAGCTCTCATAGATTGTTATTAACTGGAACTCCACTACAG AACAACCTTGAGGAGTTGTGGGCATTGCTGAACTTCCTGTTGCCTAATATTTTCAACTCTTCAGAGGATTTTTCTCAGTGGTTCAACAAACCATTTCAGAGTAATGGTGATAACTCAGCGGATGAA GCTTTGCTCTCCGAGGAGGAGAATCTCTTGATCATAAATCGTCTTCACCAAGTACTTCGACCATTTGTGCTTCGGAGGCTGAAACACAAG GTTGAAAATCAATTGCCAGAAAAGATTGAGAGACTTATAAGATGTGAGGCTTCTGCTTATCAGAAGCTTTTGATGAAGAGGGTCGAAGAAAATCTGGGATCGATTGGAAGTTCTAGG TCTCGGTCAGTGCATAACTCTGTTATGGAGCTTCGCAATATATGCAATCATCCTTATCTTAGCCAGCTTCATGCAGAGGAG GTCAATAGTTTGATACCTAAGCATTATCTCCCAACTGTTATTAGACTTTGTGGGAAGCTTGAAATGTTAGATCGGATACTACCCAAGTTAAAAGCAACAGATCATAGG gttcttttcttttccacaaTGACCCGACTACTTGATCTTATGGAGGAGTATCTCAACTTCAAGCAATATCAGTACCTTCGGTTGGACGGCCAGACATCTGGGAATGTTCGTGGTGCCCTCATTGACCAGTTCAACAATCCAAATTCACCTGTATTTATATTTCTTCTCAG TATTCGGGCTGGTGGTGTTGGAGTAAATCTTCAAGCTGCTGATACAGTGATCATATTTGATACTGACTGGAATCCACAG GTGGATTTGCAAGCTCAGGCGAGAGCTCATAGAATTGGCCAGAAAAGGGATGTGCTTGTTCTTCGATTTGAAACG GTCCAAACTGTTGAAGAACAAGTCAGAGCTTCAGCTGAGCACAAACTGGGAGTTGCTAATCAGAGCATAACTGCTGGTTTCTTTGACAATAATACCAG TGCTGAAGATCGAAGAGAATATCTAGAGGCACTTCTCCGAGAGTGTAAGAAAGAGGAAGCTGCACCTGTTTTAGATGATGATGCACTAAATGATCTCTTAGCCCGCAG TGAGCCAGAGATTGATATCTTTGAATCTGTTGATAAACAAAGGCAGGAAGCAGAGATG GCGACATGGAGGAAGCTGGTAATTGAACGAGGGTTAGATAGTTCTGAACCTTTACCTCCTCTGCCTTCCCGCCTTGTTACAGAGGAAGATTTGAAGGAATTCTATGAAGTAATGAAGATATACGAAGTGCCAAAACCTGGGCCTGGTATGGTGTCAAATGTTGGTGTCAAGCGGAAGGGTGAGTATCTTGGGGGCCTTGATACTCAGCAATATGGAAGAGGAAAACGAGCAAGAGAG GTTCGTTCCTATGAAGAGCAATGGACGGAGGAGGAGTTTGAAAAGATGTGTCAGGTTGACTCCCCTGAATCTCCTAGCAAACCGAAGGAAGAAGTTAAAGACACAAATTTGCCAACAGATGCCAGTCGATCTATTGTGACTGTTAAGACAGAAATTCCTGCTCCACTTTCATCAGAGCAATCCCACTCAACACACCAACCAGTCACATCAATCCCACCACCTCCACCAGCACCCACTGTCCAACCTGCACCGATTATCCAACCAACACCGACTATCCAACCACCACATCTGCAGCAAGGCAAAGAGGTAACACCACCAGCTAAGCGTGGCCGTGGGAGGCCAAAAAGAGCTACTACAGATCAATCACCAACTGCTGTGGTTCTTACAGCTCCCTCTGGAACTGACAAAGTGGATTTGGCATTACAGAGAGGAACAACATCTAGCTCTGATACAACCTCCTGTCCCAATCCTTTAGCGGTCAATGTAAAAGGTGTCATTGGGACTGTACATCAAACTGGTATAGGGGTTACACCTAGTTCTCAACCAACCACTCCCCCTTCTGCTACTTCTGGAGCACAAGTAGCTGCTGTCCCTTCTGTTCCCGTGCAAGGAAGAGGACAGGGTCGGAAAATTCAAAGTTCTGGAGAAGCACCCCGGCGTAGGGGAAAGAAACAGGGGCCAGTATCACCTGCTGTTACTAGTGGTTTGACTGGATCGGATCTAAAACAAAATGAGATTCAACAGAATAAATCAATGAATCCATCAGTAAATCAGGCCACTGTCATTACTGCAACTGTTTCTAGTACTCCTCTGGTCCAGTGTCCTGATTCTTTACCAGGTTCTGCTGCTTCACAAGGTACTGATGTAATAGATCCTCATCATGGCGAGGGTACAGGTTTGAGCTCTCCTCAAACCCCTACTTTGCAAGGTGTTAATCCTGtatctcaatcctcttctcctTGCCCTTCTGTGCCCATGCAAATGAAAGGGCAAGGTCGGAAGACTCAGAGTGGTGCAGGTGGAACCCGGCGTAGGGGAAAGAAACAGGCACTAGTATCACCTCCTGTTCCTGATGTGTCACCTGGTCAGGATTTAAAACCAAATGTAAATTCACAGAATAAATCTGGTGATTTGAGTGAGAGTCAAGCTGTGAAAAGCAAGCAAGATGTTGCTAAGGAGCCAACCAATGCTATACAAGAGCAAGTATGTCATGCACCTGATAGTTTGGCAGGTCCAGATCAAGACGTAAAATCAACCAAACAGCCGGTTGGCTTAGCTCTAGCTAAGCAGTCAGAAGTCTCATCAACCACACATGACAGTGATCAGATCTCCATGG GCCCTACATCCGGAGAGAGTCAAAATGCTGCTGTCCTCAATGTTGCATCTCTGACAAAGGATGCTTCCAATGAAAATTGCTCATCCAAACTGGAAGCAAATAAGCTTTCAGGAAATGAAGCTGTTGTTGCTCCAGCTGTAGCTTTATCAAGCACGACTTCCCCTGAGGTGACCAAGGACTCATGTTTAGTGGATAGAACTGTTACGGCTACATCTACCGTAATGAGTGCAGCTCTAGTTGTTCCTTCAACTGATTCTTTTGCCACTTCCACTACAATGGAAGGTATCACTAAGACAAAGCATCTTGTTGCTGCAGAAATTGCTATCAACCCTCAGTCTACCCCTCCTTACCCTTCTGTTCCTGCAGCCTCTCAATCTACTGGTGCTTTACCAACTGAATCTATACAAGTCAAAAGACAAGGTCGAAAGGCTCCACCTAGAGGAGAAACACCTCGTCGCAGGGGAAAGAAACAGGCTTTAACAATGTCTGCTGTACCTGATGGTTCAGCAGCTCACGCTTCAAAATTAAGTTCTCAATCCCAGAATAGGTCTGATGATGCAATTGGAAGCAAGTCTGCTATCCTAAGGGGTAAGCATGGAACTGACACACAGGAAAACAATGTTATTCAGGCTCAGATATCTGAGGTCAATTTGCCTAGTGGTTTAGCTGGTCAggatccaaaaagaaaagagcAATCTGGTCATACTCCCCCAGTGAAGCAGTTAATAAATCCTCCGACAACAATTGACAGTGCTCTTGGATCCTCTGATAAAAATTCTGCTTTAGGTCGAATTCAAACAGCTAATGTAAATGATGTTGCACGAGTTATGAAAGAGGTTTTTTCTGGAACTTgcttgtcaaaaaataaaagtgggGAGACTGCTGGGAAAGAAGGTAGGGCTGTCCATAATTTACCGGTAGTAAGTAAGACTGTTATGGAAGTGGCCAAAAATCAAACTTTGGAGGATAAAGCACATTCATCTATGCCTACTCTGACCACAGCTTCTGTTCTTGACCTTCCGGTGAATTATGAAAAACGATCTGGAATGGAAGCAGATGGCACCCGTGTTCTCATGACTGATTTGAGTAAATCGGAAATCAAGACAACTGCAGTTTCAGTTGTGAAAATGGCAGACTCAGAAAAACATTCTAATGAAGATGCAATTTCACTGCCTAACACAGGAGCTCTATGTACAGCTTCTCTTAGTGCTGGAGAAAGGGATGATGGGCTTTCTGAGAGAGAATCTCCTGATGCTGGTCCACCTGGTTTTACTACAAGGGCCTCTGGCAATGATGTAAGTTCATCTTTGGTTCCTCCAAGTGTGGTGGAGCCTGTGGCAATGTCAAATACTTCTGGAAACAAAACTGAAATGTTGACAAAGGAGTCTCCAAACTCTTCTCACCTTGATGCCAGAGGATTTGAATGTCAGACAATTTCCACAAAAACAGACAAGTCCAATGATTATCCTGAAACCACTCCGCCTATTCCTGTGACTCCAGAAAATTTAGGCATAGTGGTCACTTCTGCTATGATTGTCAGTGGCTCTGAGAACAAAATAGAGCCTTCTGTTAAAGAGCTTCAGTTAACATCTCCTGTAATTTCAGAAAaggctgatgatgatgatggtgagcATCCTAAATCACCAATTTCTCAAATTCTGGATCATTCCAGTGTGGTAGAGCTTCAGTTAACATCTCCACAAGATGAAGGCAATCCTGAAGCTCCTGTAATTTCAGAAAaggctgatgatgatgatgatggtgagcATCCTAAATCACCAATTTCTCAAAGTCTGGATCATTCCAGTGTGGTAGAGCCTCCTATGACTGAGATTCAGTCTGGAAATGATAGAGAGCCTGCTTTAAATGAGGTTAAAAATTGTTCTCTTGATATTGGAATTGATGAAAATGCTCCAACTATTTCTTTGACTCGAGATCGATCCACTGGTGTTAAATTTGAGAAGCGTTCCTCTGAGAGTGTTATTCTGTGCTCTACAGAAGCTGAGTTTCAAAAATCTTCTCTTGAAATTGGAAGCCTTGGAAATCCCTCATCTATTCCTGTGACTGGAGATCAACCTcctagtattcattttgaagagGATGCCTCTGAGAAAGATGTTCTGCCCTCTAATGATGCTGAAGCTGAATCATCTATTCCTGTGACTGGAGATCAACCTcctagtattcattttgaagagGATGCCTCTGAGAAAGATGTTCTGCCCTCTAATGATGCTGAAGCTGAAACAGCTGCTGAATGCTCTGGTCAAGCCAGTGTTGCAGGTTTAAAATTTTCACCGAAAGTCGAAAATAGTGGAGCTGCTCATGGACCATCTGATATTGCCTTGGGAGATAGTAGTGAGACTTTGCAGGACACTTCTGAAACTGGCAACTTGGAAGCTAAATGTGATGCTTCTGAAGACAAAGAGGAAACCATGCCGGACCCTTTAAAGTCAGTCATAGCTGAATCTAGTGGTGCCAAAGTCATCCCAGAAGCTCATGTTGGAACACTGCTGCAAGAAATTGAAACTACTGATCATAGCGATGAAGCTTGCAATATGGAATTGGACCCTTCTAAGGGTGATCAAATGGATGGTTCTCAGAATGTTTTGATGGAAcatgaaaaaatatcaaatgagaTTACTTTGCCTTCTTTATTGGTCACGGAGGAAGACAAACTCAATAACTCTGAGAGAAGTCCAGTTGGCAACTCAGTAGCAGTTGGGGAGCAGAAAGGACCTGATGACGCCGAATCTGGTGATCAGTTGGATGTTTCTTGTGAGGGTGGTTTTATGCCAGAAAATATATCAGAAGTCCCACCTTCATCTTCCTCGGTGAAAGAGGAACAAATGATTGAGAGTTCATTTGAGAAGTTTCCTGTTAGCTGCTTGGTGGCTTTGAAGGAACCAAAAGATTCTGAAGCTGGGATGGATATTCAACTTGATTCTGCGGGGGGCAGTGAGACTTTGCCAGATCAAGTTATTTTGTTACCTTCTTGTTTAGAGTCCGGAGAAGAGATTGGATGTTCATCTGAGAAGGGTCCAGCACTTGAGGAACCAGAGAAACCAAAAGATTCAGAAGCTGAAATAGATGTACAATTAGATTCATCAAATAACAACGAGGTATTGCTAGAAAAGGTTGTATCAGGTTCTATCATGGAAGATAAGATTGAGGGCTCATATCAGCAGGATCCAGCGGGCAGCTCAGTGCCTGAAGAATCAAAAGATTCTGAAGCTGAAGGGGCTGTGCAACCTCTAGACAGTTCTGAGGGTTCTAAAGATGTTCAAACTGATTCGTATCTTGCTGGCAAGATGtcacaagaaatttttttattagaaaatgcACATCCTCCATCTTCGTCAGTGACAGATGCAGAAAAGATTGAGAGTTCATTGGAGAAGTGTTCATTGAGCCTGTCGGTAGAACTTGAGAGGTTGGAAGGTTTTGAGGCTAAGGTGGAAAATAGAGTGGATGCAGGTCATGATGTTGTTGGTTCTCCAGAAAGTAAAAAATCGGAAACCATgaatctgctttcatcttctttAGCATCAGAGGGAGAAAAGATTGAGGGCTCAGTTGATAAAGCTCTGTGTAGCAGTCCAGTAGCATTTAAAGAATCAGAAGACTCTGTGGTTGAGATTGTTAATGATATGGGTGCTTCCCAGATTGGTGGAATTTTGCCCGAaagtaatttagaaaatataaatttacctTCATCTCCCCTGGCAACTTTGGATGGAAAGACTGCTGGGTCACCTGAAAAGCATCTGATTGGCAGTTCAGAGGAACAGGTGGAACGAAAAGGGTCTGAAAATGATGTTGATGACCAAATTGATGTTTCCCATGCTGGCGAAATTCTTCCTGTAAATTCTCCCACtgcagaaaaagaaatgaaaattgaGGATTCATCTGAGGAGGGCCATGTTGACTGTTCCATGGCAGTGGAGGAACCACAAATTCCTGTAGCTGAGGTCAGGGATCTAATCGATGCTTCTCATGTTGGTGGTTTGGGTCTGGAAAATTTGTTAGAAAAGAGTGATGGCTTATCTGAGAAGAGTCAGGAGGAGGGCAGCTCATTATCCCTGAATGAATCAAACAAGAACGATGATAAAATCAGTCATCAAATGGATACAAATGATATACCCCAGGATGCTGGGTTAATGCCAGAAGATATTGTATCAGAAAAGGTGGATGTTGTTACATCTTCTTTAGAGACTCAGGAAGAAAAGGCTGAGGGTTCTTCCGGAAATAATCGAATGAGCAGCTTAGAAGCAGTAGTGGAATCAAAGGGTTCTGAGGTTGATGGTCAATTGGGTGCATCCCAG GTTAGTACAGTCTTGCCAGACAACGATAGGTCAGAGAACATGGCTCTGCCAGCACCCTCTATGGTGACGGAGGAACAAAAGCTTGAGGGCTTGTTTGAGGATGGTATAGTCAGCTTAGTGGTATTGGAGGAATCAAAAGGATCTCCAGCTGAAATGGGTGATAAGGTTGATGTTTCTCAGGATTGTAGGATGGTGGCAGAGATTGAATCTGAGAATTTGGATGAGCCTCCACCTTCAACATCAGAGGGTGATAATGTTCTTGGCTCATCTGAAGTGGAATTGGTTGTCATCTCCTCTGAAAATTTGGATCAGCCTCCACCTTCGTTGACAACTGAGGGTGATAATGCTGCTGGCTCATCTAAAATGGAATTGATTGGCAGCCCCTCAGTGCCTGAGGAATCAGAATTGAAAGATGAAGCTGCAACTGCTCATGTTTCTGAGTCACAGCCAGAGGGCGAAAACAAGGATTTGCCTCCATCTACTTCGGCCCAAGACAGTGAAAATGTCAAGGGATCACCAGACCGAGATCCATTGACGGGTCATGTTTCATTGCCACAGAATGAAAACAAGGATTTGCCTTCATCTTCATCAGCACAAGAGGGTGAAAATATTGAGGGATTATCAGCGGGAGCTGAACTGGGAAGCTCCGTGGATATGGAGGGTGCGGTAGGGTCTGAAGAGTAA